The sequence below is a genomic window from Egibacteraceae bacterium.
CGTACCGCCGCCTTCACCGCCCGCGTCACGAAGGGCTGACCACGGCGGGCGCCGCATCGTGAGTGACGACACCCCGCCCACCATCGGCCCGGATCCCGACGACGAACCGAGCCGGCGCGAACGCCTGGCGGCGCTCATCGAGGAACGGCTCGACATCCCCATGGCGGTGCTGGCGGTGGCCTGGGCGGTGCTCGTCGCCTACGACCTCGTCGCACCGCCGGAGATGCGCGAGGAGCTGGCCCTGGCGGGCAACGTCATCTGGGCGGTGTTCGTCGTGGAGTTCGTGCTGAAGCTCAGCGTCTCGGGGCGTCCTGTGCGGTTCCTGCGGCGGCGCTGGCCGAGCGTGCTCTTCCTGCTGCTGCCGGCGCTGCGGATGTTCCGGGTCCTGCGGGCGGTGCGGGCGCTGCGTGCGCTGCCGGCCGCCCGGGTCATAGGTTCGTCCTACCGCGCCGTCGGCACGGCCCGCAACCTGCTCCAGGGGCGACTCACGTTCCTGATGACCGCCACCGGCATCGCGGTCTTCTCGAGCGCCCAGATGCTCTACCTGCTCGAGCGCGGGAGGGACGGCGGTGTCCGCGGCCTGGGCGACGCCCTCTGGTGGTCGGCGAACCTCGCCGTCACCGGCAACCTCGTCTTCGACCCGGTCACCCTGCTCGGCAGGGTCCTCGCCATCCTGCTGTCGGCGTACTCCGTGGTCGTCTTCGCGTCGGTCGCCGCAGCGCTCGGCGCGTTCTTCATCGAGGCCCGTGCGGAGCGCGCAGCGGTCGAGGAGGAAGCCGGCGGCGACGCCTAGAAGAGCCAGCCGCCCGCGAAGATTGCCCAGAGGATCGCGAGCACGACGACGACCGCGCCGGCGATCGTCACGGGCTTGCCCCACCGGCTCGTCGCCCCCACAGGGTCGGCGGACTGCCCGGCGCGATCGTGGACCTCGCCGTGGTTGACGTTGGTTTCCTTGGGCTGCTCGCTCATCGCTGGATCTCGATCCCCGCGTCCTCGAGCTGGCGCTCGAGCTCCGTGACATTGGCTTCATCGGAGAAGAACGTGAAGGCCCCGACCAGGACCGCCACGCCGAGCACAAGACCGAGCAGTCCCGTGACGATCCCGCCGAGGGCGACGCCGGCGCCGGTGACCGACGGCGCGGCGGCTCGCCGACGACCGGAGATCCCAAGCGCGAGGGCGAGGATGCCGAGCAGCACACCGAGGGGCGCGAGCAGCGCGGTGAGGCTGGAGAACAGCGCCGCCACTCCGAGGGCGAGTGCGAACGCCGCTGCGGCGCTTGTCTTCGCGCCCGTCGCGCTCGCGACCACCGTTCCCGACGGGGCCGGCACGCGCCTGGGCGCATCCCTGCGGGCGGGCCGCTCAGCATCCTGCGTCTCCCCAGGTGCGGGAGGGACGTCGTTGCTGGTCCGCTCCTCCGCTTCACGACCACCGGGCGCCCGCGTGGACGCCTCGGCGCCGTGCGGCGACCGCCCGCGGGCGACCTCGTCGTCGGCCGTGGTGGTGGTCCGTTCGGTGGTCGTGTCTGCGTCGGCGGATCGGCGCGCCATAGCGTCCTCCAGGTGTGGGGCGGTTCGGGGCGGCCCGGCGGCGGGTCATGCGGCCCTCGCTCCCAGGTGTGCCCGGAAGGCGCATGTGGCTAACCTGTCCGCCCCTTCGCCCGGCCGGCCACGTCTGGTGGCGGCTCAACGCGGCCGGCCGCGGCCGGGTGATGTTGCCGTGCGGGCGCCTCGGGTAGAGGTCGGCCCATGGTCGTGCGGCTGGAGCTCTACGCCACCGGGGGTGCACCCCCCGAGGACACCTGGGCGGTGGTCTCCGACCTCCGTCGCCTTCCCGAGTGGACCGACGCCGAAGAGGTCGAGCGGGTCGAGCCCGAACCAGTCGCGCCTGGCACCGAGTTCGTCGTCGTGCGCGGTGACGACCGCCGTCTGTGGCGGGTGATGACGGCCGAGCCCCGGCTGCTCGAGGTCACCACCCAGACCCCCCGGGGGCCGCTCGCCATCGGCGTCCGCGTCGTACGGGACCCGTACGGCTCCCGCCTCGTGCTCGCCGGTGCCTACGACCCTCCTTGTCGCCGCGACGCCCTGCGGGTACGCGCCATCGACGCCCCGGCCTTGCGCCGGCGCTTCGACCGGTGGTCCCGGGCGGCACTCCGGCTCGCCGCAGCGGTCCGGTGACCCGAAGCAGCCTGCAGGACGTTCAGCACGACCCGACGCGCTCGTAGGGCCCGTGGTGCTGCTCGCGGACCGTCTTGTCGATCACGAACAGGTGCAGGCCCATGGCGACGCCGTCGCCGCCCACAGCCGCGACGCGACGAGGTGCACCGCAGCGATCGCCAGCGCGACGGCGAGCGCCACCGCCTCCACCGGCGTCATGCCCGCGACGTGGTCCGGGCCCGGCTGCTCGTCACCGACAGGTACACCCCGGAGAGGATGAGCGTCGCGCCGACCCAGAACGCCGGGGCTGGCAGCTCGTCGAGGATGAGCCAGGCGAATGCCGTCGCCGCGACGGGCTCGGCGAGGATGACGACCGCCACAGCGGTCGCGGTCAGGGTCGACAGCAGCGCGTTGAAAACGGTGTGGCCGAGCAGCTGGGGCCCGATCACGAGCCCGGCGACGGCAAGCCAGGTCCCCGTGGTGTAGCCCCCGAGCGGGGTGCCGGTGACCAGGCACAGGGCGAGCAGGAGCGCAGCGGCGACCCCGTAGACCGGCGCGGCGTAGACGGTCAGGGGCAGCCGCCGGCGCGCCGACCGCCCGATGACGAGGTAGCCGGCGACCATCACGGCACCGCCGAGGGCCATGGCGTCCCCGAGCAGCGCCCGCGGCCCGAGCTCCACCGCGCCGGCGTCGGCCACGGCGATGCCGGCGGCGCCAAGCACGGCGACGCCCATGCCGAGGCAGGTGCGCCGGCTCGGCGGCTCGCCGAGGAAGACGGCTGTGCCGATGCCGACGAACAGCGGGGCCGTCGTGACGAGCACCACCGAGGACGCGACGGTGGTGAGCTCCAGCGAGGGGATCCACAGGCCGAAGTGCAGCGCGAGCATGATCCCCGCAGCGCCGAGCTGGAGCCGTCGGGCCCGGTCGAGGCGCATCCCGGTGGCGCGCCGCACCTGCACCGCGAACGGCGCGAGGGCCACCGCCCCACCGGCGCAACGCCAGAACGCGAGCGCGAACGCCGGCGCGTCCGCTAGGCGGATGAGGATCGCCGCGGTCGACACCGCGGTGACGCCCACGGCGAGTGCGGCGGTGACGACCGGCGGGGACAGCAGCCGGACGGGAGGGGAGCCGGGACGCGGCCCAGCTCCCGGAAGGCTCACGGCTCAGCGCATCCGGCGGATGCCCGCCCAGTACAGGGGCGCGGCGACGTGGCGCACGACCGTGACGGGCCGGTACCACCGCGGGACGGTGCGCTCGCGGGCGCCGCTGCGGGCGACCTTCACGATGACGTCGGCGACCATGGCGGGGTTGCCGATGAGACGCTCGAGCGGCGTGGCCTTGTAGCGGTCCTGCGGGAACCCCTCCGTGACGATCAACCCCGGGTTGACCTGGCTCACGGTGATGCCGCGATCGACCCAGTCGAGCCCGACCGCCTCGGTGAACCCGACGAGCGCGAACTTCGACGCCGTGTAGGCCGGCTCCCCGGCGGCGAGCTTGCCCGCGACCGAGGCGACGTTCACGACACGGGACGGTGCGGAGGCCTCGAGCAGGTCGGCGAAGGCTGCCATGCACCGCACCGCGCCGGTGAAGTTGAGGTCCATCGTGCGCGTGACCGTTCCGACGTCCTCCCAGGACGCGAAGCGGCTGCCGAAGGTCGCCCCGGCGTTGTTCACGAGGACGTGGCACGCACCGTAGCGGCCCTTCACGTGGTCGGCGAGCGCGAGCACCTGCGCGTCGTCGGTGACGTCCGCGGGGTAGGGCTCCACGCCCGGCCGGGCAGCGGCCAGGGCGCGGAGCCGGTCCTCACGCCGCGCGACCGCGACGACGCTCATGCCGGCGGCTGCGAGCGCGCCTGCCGTCGCCTCGCCGATGCCGCTCGACGCGCCGGTGACGACAGCGACCTTTCCCTGCAGCCGCATGCGCGGGCTCCTTACCGGTTCACGGGAAGGCCAGCCTAGGCTAAGCGGTGGAAGCCGTCGTGTCCGGCGACCGCACGTCGGTGAGGGGGGCGAAACCCCCGCCGAAGGGGTAGTCGCCGCTGGTGACCTCCCCCGCGCCGAACCGCTCCGCGGGTGCGGGCCCCGGCTGAGGTTGCCGAGGGCAGCAGGAAGTGCCCGCGGTGCGAGGCGGGGTACCCTGGCCGACCGATGAACGCCCTGCGCGCCGGCTCACGTCCCGGCAGGATCCTCCCGGCGGGCTGGCTGGGGGGGCTGATCGCGCTCGCGGCGGCGTCCGTGCTCCTCGCCGCGTGCGGCGGGGCGCGCGGGGTGACGCTCACCGAGCTCGCCCATAACGCGCCCGACTACGACGGGCGTCAGGTGGCCACGTCAGGGATCGTGCTCGAGTTCGGCGACGACGAGGGGCCGGTACCGCACCACTTCGTCCTCCAGGACGCGGACGTCAACCGCGTCGAGCTGCTCCCCGACGAGGCGGCCGCGCCCTACGTCGGCTCGGCTGTGCGGGTCGTCGGCGAGTTCCGGTTCGACGAGAACCGGGGGCGCATGCTCCACGTCGAGTCGATCGAGCCGGTTACAGCGGGCCGCTGAGGCGTCCCGCCGCAGCCCCCGTCACCTCGCCGCCCCCTTCTCCCCCGCGGGAGGGCGTCAGCCGGTGTTGCGCAGCCCGGCGGCGATGCCGTTCAGGGTGACGAGCAGCGCCCGCCGCAGCTCGCCGTCGG
It includes:
- a CDS encoding DMT family transporter; this translates as MSLPGAGPRPGSPPVRLLSPPVVTAALAVGVTAVSTAAILIRLADAPAFALAFWRCAGGAVALAPFAVQVRRATGMRLDRARRLQLGAAGIMLALHFGLWIPSLELTTVASSVVLVTTAPLFVGIGTAVFLGEPPSRRTCLGMGVAVLGAAGIAVADAGAVELGPRALLGDAMALGGAVMVAGYLVIGRSARRRLPLTVYAAPVYGVAAALLLALCLVTGTPLGGYTTGTWLAVAGLVIGPQLLGHTVFNALLSTLTATAVAVVILAEPVAATAFAWLILDELPAPAFWVGATLILSGVYLSVTSSRARTTSRA
- a CDS encoding SRPBCC family protein, with the protein product MVVRLELYATGGAPPEDTWAVVSDLRRLPEWTDAEEVERVEPEPVAPGTEFVVVRGDDRRLWRVMTAEPRLLEVTTQTPRGPLAIGVRVVRDPYGSRLVLAGAYDPPCRRDALRVRAIDAPALRRRFDRWSRAALRLAAAVR
- a CDS encoding SDR family NAD(P)-dependent oxidoreductase, whose translation is MRLQGKVAVVTGASSGIGEATAGALAAAGMSVVAVARREDRLRALAAARPGVEPYPADVTDDAQVLALADHVKGRYGACHVLVNNAGATFGSRFASWEDVGTVTRTMDLNFTGAVRCMAAFADLLEASAPSRVVNVASVAGKLAAGEPAYTASKFALVGFTEAVGLDWVDRGITVSQVNPGLIVTEGFPQDRYKATPLERLIGNPAMVADVIVKVARSGARERTVPRWYRPVTVVRHVAAPLYWAGIRRMR
- a CDS encoding ion transporter; this translates as MSDDTPPTIGPDPDDEPSRRERLAALIEERLDIPMAVLAVAWAVLVAYDLVAPPEMREELALAGNVIWAVFVVEFVLKLSVSGRPVRFLRRRWPSVLFLLLPALRMFRVLRAVRALRALPAARVIGSSYRAVGTARNLLQGRLTFLMTATGIAVFSSAQMLYLLERGRDGGVRGLGDALWWSANLAVTGNLVFDPVTLLGRVLAILLSAYSVVVFASVAAALGAFFIEARAERAAVEEEAGGDA
- a CDS encoding DUF5818 domain-containing protein → MNALRAGSRPGRILPAGWLGGLIALAAASVLLAACGGARGVTLTELAHNAPDYDGRQVATSGIVLEFGDDEGPVPHHFVLQDADVNRVELLPDEAAAPYVGSAVRVVGEFRFDENRGRMLHVESIEPVTAGR